Proteins encoded by one window of Pelmatolapia mariae isolate MD_Pm_ZW linkage group LG14, Pm_UMD_F_2, whole genome shotgun sequence:
- the cluha gene encoding clustered mitochondria protein homolog isoform X3, producing the protein MVNGDRAHEHTETDSKQDGNGEADGGEESNEQEVIVIQDTGFTVKIQAPGTEPFDLQVSPQEMVQEIHQVLMDREDTCHRTCFSLQLDGNVLDNFAELKSIEGLQEGSVLKVVEEPYTVREARIHVRHIRDLLKSLDPSDAYNGVDCNSLSFLSIFTDGDLGETGKRKKKGSEMEQIDCTPPEHILPGSKERPLVPLQPQNKDWKPMQCLKVLTMSGWNPPPGNRKMHGDLMYLYIVTVEERHVSVTASTRGFYLNQSTTYTFNPKPANPSFLSHSLVELLSQISPAFKKNFTALQKKRVQRHPFERIATPFQVYSWTAPQVDHAMDCVRAEDAYTSRLGYEEHIPGQTRDWNEELQTTRELPRKNLPERLLRERAIFKVHSDFAAAATRGAMAVIDGNVMAINPGEETRMQMFIWNNIFFSLGFDVRDHYRELGGDAAAHAAPTNDLNGVRAYSGVDVEGLYTLGTVVVDYRGYRVTAQSIIPGILEREQEQSVIYGSIDFGKTVVSHGKYLELLEKTSRPLKIQRHSVLNEKNDTVELCSSVECKGIIGNDGRHYILDLLRTFPPDLNFLPVDGVELSPECQRLGFPRQHRHRLACLRQELIEAFVEHRYLLFMKMAALQLMQHKANRDSNKTDTPAITETSETLTESKADTTQTDTAQTNATDSSKATDISTDSTSQTDNASTAASQTGTDSEENSSKPTTNGPVDPTATQNGECKGPLEGKELEESIPGLAQAKELAETLVAEDGSSIDPKSREVVLNACKAVGSISDTAFDIRFNPDIFSPGVRFPEESADDIQKQKQLLKDAAAFLVSCQVPTLVKDCLDHSALPMDGASLTEALHQRGINVRFLGTVLEFMEKTPAKAQLEHIYRIGITELITRCAKHIFKTYLQGVELSALSAAVSHFLNCFLSSFPDAVAHLPPDELVSRRKNRKRRNRVPGGGDNTAWASLTPSELWKNIASEAQSYYHFTLQCESVDQVVEKFGLQKITLLREISVKTGIQILIKEYNFDSRHKPAFTEEDILNIFPVVKHVNPKATDAFHFFQSGQAKVQQGFLKEGCELINEALNLFNNVYGAMHVEICSCLRLLARLNYILGDHPEALSNQQKAVLMSERVLGIEHPNTIQEYMHLALYCFANNQLSTALKLLYRARYLMLLICGEDHPEMALLDSNIGLVLHGVMEYDLSLRFLENALTINTKYHGPRSLKVALSHHLVARVYESKAEFRSALQHEKEGYTIYKNQMGEAHEKTKESSEYLKYLTQQAVALQRTMNEIYKNGSNASIMPLKFTAPSMATILDQLNIINGIIFIPLSPKDLENLKAEVQRRQQLQELGKSEEPAEDRSLELEDKIPID; encoded by the exons CTCTGCAGCTGGATGGAAATGTGCTGGACAACTTTGCCGAGCTCAAGTCTATCGAGGGTCTGCAGGAGGGATCAGTGCTCAAAGTGGTGGAAG AGCCCTACACGGTGCGTGAAGCTCGAATCCATGTGCGTCACATCAGAGACCTGCTGAAGAGTCTGGACCCTTCTGACGCTTACAACGGAGTAGACTGcaactctctctctttcctgaGCATCTTCACTGATGGAGATCTTGGAG AAACTGGAAAGCGGAAGAAAAAGGGCAGCGAGATGGAGCAGATAGACTGCACCCCTCCAGAGCACATCCTGCCCGGCAGTAAAGAGCGCCCCCTTGTGCCCCTCCAGCCACAGAATAAGGACTGGAAG CCCATGCAGTGCCTGAAGGTCTTGACCATGAGCGGGTGGAACCCTCCACCTGGAAACAGGAAGATGCACGGCGACCTCATGTACCTGTACATTGTGACTGTGGAGGAGCGCCATGTCAGCGTCACTGCCTCAACACGCGGCTTCTACCTCAACCA GTCTACTACCTACACCTTCAACCCCAAACCAGCTAATCCCAGCTTCTTGAGCCACTCTCTAGTGGAGCTGCTGAGCCAGATCAGCCCTGCCTTCAAGAAGAACTTCACTGCCCTGCAAAAGAAAAG AGTCCAGAGACACCCGTTTGAGAGAATAGCCACACCTTTCCAAGTATACAGCTGGACTGCTCCGCAAGTAGACCATGCAATGGACTGTGTTCGAGCTGAGGATGCATACACCTCCCGCCTGGGTTATGAGGAGCACATCCCTGGACAG ACCAGAGATTGGAACGAAGAGCTGCAGACTACCAGAGAGCTGCCCCGGAAGAACCTACCTGAGCGGCTGCTAAGGGAGAGGGCTATATTCAAG GTCCACAGTGACTTTGCGGCAGCTGCCACTCGAGGTGCCATGGCTGTAATTGATGGCAACGTAATGGCCATCAACCCTGGTGAAGAAACTCGGATGCAGATGTTCATCTGGAACAACATCTTTTTCAGTCTGGGCTTCGATGTGCGGGACCACTATCGTGAGCTGGGGGGCGATGCGGCCGCCCACGCTGCACCCACCAATGACTTGAACGGAGTACGAGCTTACAGTGGGGTGGATGTGGAAGGTCTTTACACTCTGGGAACTGTAGTGGTGGACTACAGAGGCTACCGTGTCACCGCCCAGTCCATCATCCCAGGTATCCTGGAGCGTGAGCAGGAGCAGAGCGTCATCTACGGCTCCATTGACTTTGGGAAGACTGTTGTGTCTCACGGCAAATACCTGGAACTGCTGGAAAAGACCAGTAGgccactaaag ATCCAGCGGCACAGCGTGCTGAATGAGAAGAATGACACGGTGGAGCTGTGCTCCTCTGTCGAATGCAAAGGCATCATCGGGAATGACGGCAGACACTATATTCTCGACCTCCTTCGCACTTTCCCTCCTGACCTCAACTTCCTGCCTGTGGATGGAGTGGAGCTGTCTCCAGAGTGCCAGCGTCTAGGCTTCCCCCGCCAGCACCGCCATCGCCTGGCCTGTCTACGCCAAGAGCTCATCGAAGCCTTTGTTGAGCACag ATATCTCCTGTTCATGAAGATGGCAGCGTTACAGCTGATGCAGCATAAAGCCAACAGGGACTCTAACAAGACTGACACACCCGCCATCACAGAAACCTCAGAAACACTCACAGAGAGCAAAGCCGACACGACCCAGACAGACACAGCACAGACCAATGCCACAGATTCCTCTAAAGCAACAGACATCTCCACAGATAGCACTAGCCAGACAGACAATGCTTCCACTGCTGCCTCACAAACAGGAACTGACAGCGAAGAGAACTCCTCGAAGCCCACAACAAACGGGCCTGTAGACCCCACAGCCACCCAGAACGGGGAATGCAAGGGCCCATTGGAGGGTAAGGAGCTTGAGGAAAGTATTCCAGGATTAGCTCAGGCCAAAGAGCTGGCGGAGACCTTAGTTGCCGAAGATGGATCTAGTATTG accCCAAAAGCCGTGAAGTGGTCCTGAATGCCTGTAAGGCAGTGGGCTCCATCAGCGACACAGCTTTCGATATCCGCTTCAACCCTGATATCTTCTCCCCAG GAGTACGGTTCCCTGAAGAGAGCGCAGACGACATCCAGAAGCAGAAGCAGCTACTCAAAGACGCAGCTGCCTTCCTGGTTTCCTGTCAGGTCCCAACACTG GTGAAGGACTGTTTGGACCACAGCGCTCTGCCCATGGATGGAGCCTCACTAACGGAGGCTTTGCACCAGAGAGGCATCAATGTTCGCTTTTTGGGCACAGTCCTGGAGTTTATGGAGAAGACTCCTGCCAAAGCCCAGCTGGAGCACATCTAT agaataGGAATAACTGAGCTGATCACCAGATGCGCAAAACATATATTCAAGACGTACCTCCAG GGTGTAGAGCTGTCTGCCCTCTCTGCTGCTGTGAGCCATTTCCTAAACTGCTTCCTGAGCTCCTTCCCAGACGCCGTTGCCCACCTGCCTCCCGATGAGCTGGTGTCACGCCGCAAAAACCGCAAACGTCGCAACAGGGTCCCCGGCGGTGGCGACAACACGGCGTGGGCCAGTCTGACACCGAGTGAACTGTGGAAGAACATTGCCTCTGAGGCCCAGAGCTATTATCACTTTACCCTACAGTG TGAAAGTGTCGACCAAGTTGTGGAGAAATTCGGCCTCCAGAAAATCACTCTGCTCAGAGAAATTTCAGTCAAAACTGGCATACAG aTCCTGATAAAGGAGTATAACTTCGACAGCCGCCATAAGCCTGCCTTCACAGAAGAGGACATCCTGAACATTTTCCCTGTGGTGAAACATGTAAACCCCAAAGCCACAGATGCCTTCCACTTCTTCCAGAGTGGGCAGGCCAAAGTGCAGCAAG GTTTCTTGAAGGAAGGATGTGAGCTGATCAACGAGGCTCTTAATCTCTTCAACAACGTGTACGGAGCCATGCACGTAGAGATCTGCTCCTGCCTGCGCCTGCTGGCGCGCCTTAATTACATCCTGGGAGATCACCCTGAG GCTCTCAGCAATCAGCAAAAGGCTGTTCTGATGAGTGAAAGAGTCCTTGGCATCGAGCATCCCAACACAATTCAAGAATAT ATGCACTTGGCCCTGTACTGCTTTGCCAACAACCAGCTTTCGACTGCTCTGAAGCTTCTGTATCGCGCTCGTTACCTCATGTTGTTGATTTGTGGGGAGGACCACCCTGAGATGGCTCTGCTGGAT AGTAACATCGGGCTGGTGCTGCATGGAGTCATGGAGTACGATTTATCTCTGAGATTCCTGGAGAACGCTTTGACCATCAACACAAAGTACCATGGACCTCGGTCCCTCAAAGTAGCCCTCAG TCATCATTTGGTTGCAAGAGTTTATGAGAGTAAGGCTGAGTTCCGCTCTGCACTACAGCACGAGAAGGAGGGTTACACCATTTATAAGAACCAG ATGGGCGAGGCCCATGAGAAGACCAAGGAGAGTTCTGAGTATCTGAAGTATCTCACGCAGCAGGCTGTAGCTCTGCAGAGAACCATGAATGAGATCTACAAAAATGGCTCTAACGCCAGCATTATGCCCCTTAAG TTCACTGCACCCAGCATGGCCACCATCCTGGACCAGCTCAACATCATCAATGGCATCATCTTTATACCTCTCAG cccaAAGGATCTGGAGAACCTGAAGGCAGAGGTGCAGAGGCGGCAGCAGCTGCAGGAGCTGGGAAAGAGTGAGGAGCCTGCTGAGGACCGCTCACTGGAATTGGAAGACAAAATTCCCATCGATTAA
- the cluha gene encoding clustered mitochondria protein homolog isoform X1: MVSKTDDIPASVPNCNPADPADGAQDGKGAGKAPLKESCGCGHSADTAMVNGDRAHEHTETDSKQDGNGEADGGEESNEQEVIVIQDTGFTVKIQAPGTEPFDLQVSPQEMVQEIHQVLMDREDTCHRTCFSLQLDGNVLDNFAELKSIEGLQEGSVLKVVEEPYTVREARIHVRHIRDLLKSLDPSDAYNGVDCNSLSFLSIFTDGDLGETGKRKKKGSEMEQIDCTPPEHILPGSKERPLVPLQPQNKDWKPMQCLKVLTMSGWNPPPGNRKMHGDLMYLYIVTVEERHVSVTASTRGFYLNQSTTYTFNPKPANPSFLSHSLVELLSQISPAFKKNFTALQKKRVQRHPFERIATPFQVYSWTAPQVDHAMDCVRAEDAYTSRLGYEEHIPGQTRDWNEELQTTRELPRKNLPERLLRERAIFKVHSDFAAAATRGAMAVIDGNVMAINPGEETRMQMFIWNNIFFSLGFDVRDHYRELGGDAAAHAAPTNDLNGVRAYSGVDVEGLYTLGTVVVDYRGYRVTAQSIIPGILEREQEQSVIYGSIDFGKTVVSHGKYLELLEKTSRPLKIQRHSVLNEKNDTVELCSSVECKGIIGNDGRHYILDLLRTFPPDLNFLPVDGVELSPECQRLGFPRQHRHRLACLRQELIEAFVEHRYLLFMKMAALQLMQHKANRDSNKTDTPAITETSETLTESKADTTQTDTAQTNATDSSKATDISTDSTSQTDNASTAASQTGTDSEENSSKPTTNGPVDPTATQNGECKGPLEGKELEESIPGLAQAKELAETLVAEDGSSIDPKSREVVLNACKAVGSISDTAFDIRFNPDIFSPGVRFPEESADDIQKQKQLLKDAAAFLVSCQVPTLVKDCLDHSALPMDGASLTEALHQRGINVRFLGTVLEFMEKTPAKAQLEHIYRIGITELITRCAKHIFKTYLQGVELSALSAAVSHFLNCFLSSFPDAVAHLPPDELVSRRKNRKRRNRVPGGGDNTAWASLTPSELWKNIASEAQSYYHFTLQCESVDQVVEKFGLQKITLLREISVKTGIQILIKEYNFDSRHKPAFTEEDILNIFPVVKHVNPKATDAFHFFQSGQAKVQQGFLKEGCELINEALNLFNNVYGAMHVEICSCLRLLARLNYILGDHPEALSNQQKAVLMSERVLGIEHPNTIQEYMHLALYCFANNQLSTALKLLYRARYLMLLICGEDHPEMALLDSNIGLVLHGVMEYDLSLRFLENALTINTKYHGPRSLKVALSHHLVARVYESKAEFRSALQHEKEGYTIYKNQMGEAHEKTKESSEYLKYLTQQAVALQRTMNEIYKNGSNASIMPLKFTAPSMATILDQLNIINGIIFIPLSPKDLENLKAEVQRRQQLQELGKSEEPAEDRSLELEDKIPID, translated from the exons CTCTGCAGCTGGATGGAAATGTGCTGGACAACTTTGCCGAGCTCAAGTCTATCGAGGGTCTGCAGGAGGGATCAGTGCTCAAAGTGGTGGAAG AGCCCTACACGGTGCGTGAAGCTCGAATCCATGTGCGTCACATCAGAGACCTGCTGAAGAGTCTGGACCCTTCTGACGCTTACAACGGAGTAGACTGcaactctctctctttcctgaGCATCTTCACTGATGGAGATCTTGGAG AAACTGGAAAGCGGAAGAAAAAGGGCAGCGAGATGGAGCAGATAGACTGCACCCCTCCAGAGCACATCCTGCCCGGCAGTAAAGAGCGCCCCCTTGTGCCCCTCCAGCCACAGAATAAGGACTGGAAG CCCATGCAGTGCCTGAAGGTCTTGACCATGAGCGGGTGGAACCCTCCACCTGGAAACAGGAAGATGCACGGCGACCTCATGTACCTGTACATTGTGACTGTGGAGGAGCGCCATGTCAGCGTCACTGCCTCAACACGCGGCTTCTACCTCAACCA GTCTACTACCTACACCTTCAACCCCAAACCAGCTAATCCCAGCTTCTTGAGCCACTCTCTAGTGGAGCTGCTGAGCCAGATCAGCCCTGCCTTCAAGAAGAACTTCACTGCCCTGCAAAAGAAAAG AGTCCAGAGACACCCGTTTGAGAGAATAGCCACACCTTTCCAAGTATACAGCTGGACTGCTCCGCAAGTAGACCATGCAATGGACTGTGTTCGAGCTGAGGATGCATACACCTCCCGCCTGGGTTATGAGGAGCACATCCCTGGACAG ACCAGAGATTGGAACGAAGAGCTGCAGACTACCAGAGAGCTGCCCCGGAAGAACCTACCTGAGCGGCTGCTAAGGGAGAGGGCTATATTCAAG GTCCACAGTGACTTTGCGGCAGCTGCCACTCGAGGTGCCATGGCTGTAATTGATGGCAACGTAATGGCCATCAACCCTGGTGAAGAAACTCGGATGCAGATGTTCATCTGGAACAACATCTTTTTCAGTCTGGGCTTCGATGTGCGGGACCACTATCGTGAGCTGGGGGGCGATGCGGCCGCCCACGCTGCACCCACCAATGACTTGAACGGAGTACGAGCTTACAGTGGGGTGGATGTGGAAGGTCTTTACACTCTGGGAACTGTAGTGGTGGACTACAGAGGCTACCGTGTCACCGCCCAGTCCATCATCCCAGGTATCCTGGAGCGTGAGCAGGAGCAGAGCGTCATCTACGGCTCCATTGACTTTGGGAAGACTGTTGTGTCTCACGGCAAATACCTGGAACTGCTGGAAAAGACCAGTAGgccactaaag ATCCAGCGGCACAGCGTGCTGAATGAGAAGAATGACACGGTGGAGCTGTGCTCCTCTGTCGAATGCAAAGGCATCATCGGGAATGACGGCAGACACTATATTCTCGACCTCCTTCGCACTTTCCCTCCTGACCTCAACTTCCTGCCTGTGGATGGAGTGGAGCTGTCTCCAGAGTGCCAGCGTCTAGGCTTCCCCCGCCAGCACCGCCATCGCCTGGCCTGTCTACGCCAAGAGCTCATCGAAGCCTTTGTTGAGCACag ATATCTCCTGTTCATGAAGATGGCAGCGTTACAGCTGATGCAGCATAAAGCCAACAGGGACTCTAACAAGACTGACACACCCGCCATCACAGAAACCTCAGAAACACTCACAGAGAGCAAAGCCGACACGACCCAGACAGACACAGCACAGACCAATGCCACAGATTCCTCTAAAGCAACAGACATCTCCACAGATAGCACTAGCCAGACAGACAATGCTTCCACTGCTGCCTCACAAACAGGAACTGACAGCGAAGAGAACTCCTCGAAGCCCACAACAAACGGGCCTGTAGACCCCACAGCCACCCAGAACGGGGAATGCAAGGGCCCATTGGAGGGTAAGGAGCTTGAGGAAAGTATTCCAGGATTAGCTCAGGCCAAAGAGCTGGCGGAGACCTTAGTTGCCGAAGATGGATCTAGTATTG accCCAAAAGCCGTGAAGTGGTCCTGAATGCCTGTAAGGCAGTGGGCTCCATCAGCGACACAGCTTTCGATATCCGCTTCAACCCTGATATCTTCTCCCCAG GAGTACGGTTCCCTGAAGAGAGCGCAGACGACATCCAGAAGCAGAAGCAGCTACTCAAAGACGCAGCTGCCTTCCTGGTTTCCTGTCAGGTCCCAACACTG GTGAAGGACTGTTTGGACCACAGCGCTCTGCCCATGGATGGAGCCTCACTAACGGAGGCTTTGCACCAGAGAGGCATCAATGTTCGCTTTTTGGGCACAGTCCTGGAGTTTATGGAGAAGACTCCTGCCAAAGCCCAGCTGGAGCACATCTAT agaataGGAATAACTGAGCTGATCACCAGATGCGCAAAACATATATTCAAGACGTACCTCCAG GGTGTAGAGCTGTCTGCCCTCTCTGCTGCTGTGAGCCATTTCCTAAACTGCTTCCTGAGCTCCTTCCCAGACGCCGTTGCCCACCTGCCTCCCGATGAGCTGGTGTCACGCCGCAAAAACCGCAAACGTCGCAACAGGGTCCCCGGCGGTGGCGACAACACGGCGTGGGCCAGTCTGACACCGAGTGAACTGTGGAAGAACATTGCCTCTGAGGCCCAGAGCTATTATCACTTTACCCTACAGTG TGAAAGTGTCGACCAAGTTGTGGAGAAATTCGGCCTCCAGAAAATCACTCTGCTCAGAGAAATTTCAGTCAAAACTGGCATACAG aTCCTGATAAAGGAGTATAACTTCGACAGCCGCCATAAGCCTGCCTTCACAGAAGAGGACATCCTGAACATTTTCCCTGTGGTGAAACATGTAAACCCCAAAGCCACAGATGCCTTCCACTTCTTCCAGAGTGGGCAGGCCAAAGTGCAGCAAG GTTTCTTGAAGGAAGGATGTGAGCTGATCAACGAGGCTCTTAATCTCTTCAACAACGTGTACGGAGCCATGCACGTAGAGATCTGCTCCTGCCTGCGCCTGCTGGCGCGCCTTAATTACATCCTGGGAGATCACCCTGAG GCTCTCAGCAATCAGCAAAAGGCTGTTCTGATGAGTGAAAGAGTCCTTGGCATCGAGCATCCCAACACAATTCAAGAATAT ATGCACTTGGCCCTGTACTGCTTTGCCAACAACCAGCTTTCGACTGCTCTGAAGCTTCTGTATCGCGCTCGTTACCTCATGTTGTTGATTTGTGGGGAGGACCACCCTGAGATGGCTCTGCTGGAT AGTAACATCGGGCTGGTGCTGCATGGAGTCATGGAGTACGATTTATCTCTGAGATTCCTGGAGAACGCTTTGACCATCAACACAAAGTACCATGGACCTCGGTCCCTCAAAGTAGCCCTCAG TCATCATTTGGTTGCAAGAGTTTATGAGAGTAAGGCTGAGTTCCGCTCTGCACTACAGCACGAGAAGGAGGGTTACACCATTTATAAGAACCAG ATGGGCGAGGCCCATGAGAAGACCAAGGAGAGTTCTGAGTATCTGAAGTATCTCACGCAGCAGGCTGTAGCTCTGCAGAGAACCATGAATGAGATCTACAAAAATGGCTCTAACGCCAGCATTATGCCCCTTAAG TTCACTGCACCCAGCATGGCCACCATCCTGGACCAGCTCAACATCATCAATGGCATCATCTTTATACCTCTCAG cccaAAGGATCTGGAGAACCTGAAGGCAGAGGTGCAGAGGCGGCAGCAGCTGCAGGAGCTGGGAAAGAGTGAGGAGCCTGCTGAGGACCGCTCACTGGAATTGGAAGACAAAATTCCCATCGATTAA